GCAAAGGCGGTGGGCCCTCCCGGCTTTATGGCGACCTTCCAGAACCCTTCGGTCGCGCCGAGCTCGGAGAGGATCTCTCGCACGAGATCGCGGTCCCCCGCGGAGACGCCGGCGGAGGTGATCAGTGCGTCGCAACGCACCCCCTCCAGCATCTTTTCCCGCAGGCTCTCGCGCTCGTCCGCCGCGATCCCGAGGATCACGGGGATGGCGCCGCACTCGCGGACCGCAGCGGCAAGGGAAAGGGCGTTGGAGTTTATGATCCTTCCGGGGCCGGGGGTCTTGCCGAGTTCGATCAGTTCGTCGCCGGTGGAGAGGATAGCCACCCGCGCCCTTTTGTAGACCGGTACCAGCGCCTTCCCGATGGAGGCGAGGAGGCTCACCTGGGGAGGGGCGATAATGGTCCCGGCATGAAGGGCCACCCCCCCCGCCCTCAGATCCTGCCCCTGAAACCGGATGTGCTGCTTTGCGCGGACAGGAGCCTTCAGCGTCACCCTCTCCCCTTCCTGGGTCGTCTCCTCGATCGGGACGATCGCGTCGCATCCGGGAGGGGTAGGGGCGCCAGTCATGATCCTGATCGCGCACCCCGGCTCGACTGCCGTTGTGGGGACGGCGCCGGCGGGGATGTAGCCGGTGACCCGAAGGGTGGCGGGAAGGGGGGTGCAGTCGGCGGCGCGTACAGCGAAGCCGTCCATGGCGGAATAGTCGCAAAGGGGGATGTCCCACGGCGTGTGCACGTCTTGGGAGAGGACTCTTCCATGCGCTTCAAGGAGCGCTACCTTTTCCTCTCCCAGGACCTTCGTCTGCCCGAGAATGATGCCGCGTGCTTCTTCAAAGGAAGGCATAAAGAAAGACCTCGTGTGTATCTTGGGGAGGGACAAAAAAAACGGGAGGGCGTCAGAAGCTCTCGCTCAAGCCGCCATCCCGTCTTTTGAAACTGTACTCTTCTATTCAGCGGTGGTCGGATCGATGATCGTCTTTACTTCTTCGACGCTGTTGGCCGGGAAGCCGCCCTGCTTCGCATGCTCCAGTACCATCTCCTTGTTCGGCGCGATGTACACACAGTAGATCTTGTTGTCGGTGACATAGCTGTGTACCCACTGGATCTGCGGCCCGAGGCCGGAAAGGACGCTGCAGGACTTCTGGGAAATGGCCTGGAGGTCGTTAGCGGGGATCTGTCCTGCGCCGGGAATTTCGCGTTCGATGACGTATTTTGGCATGGTAGGCTCCTTTAGGCAATATTGTTTACACGGTACTTTTAATGGATCTCGGTAATGAAGCTGCAACCGGGAAGATGTCTCTCATCTTTCCTTGCCGCCGCCGGTACTTGTGGGGTTCCCTCTCATCGATCCCCTGCCGGGGGTGTTCCGGGGACTCTTTGCGGCACAGCGGACAAAAAAAGGGCCACGGCTCGCGTTGCAGCTGTCGAGCCCTGGCCCACTCTCGCCAGGACAGCAACTCCTTTCTACAAACCTACTTGGCGGTGGACTCAACGCGGTCGAGCTGATCCTGCGCTTCCTGCAGTTTCATTTCGAGTTTTTTGAGTTCTTCCGGGGAGTACTTCCGGTCCCCCTTCTTGATCTCCATGTTGAGTTTCTTGATTTTCTTCTCCAGAGTCTGGACACGGCTGACGCAGTTCTTAGAGGCGAGATCGCAAATTACTTTCTCCTGATTCGGGTCCGCAGCGAGAGCCGGCACCGTTGCTGACACAAGCAGCGCAACAAGTGCTATCATTGTGCTTCTCTTCATGGTGAGCCTCCTTAGGTTCGAGTAGATGCACCTCTCATAAGTGTACAGCCTGAGGCTCCTGTCTGGCAAGCCAGACAGGAGCCTCTTTTTGCGGATGGCTTACCAGTAAATGAAGGTACCGAGCGCGCCGATGTTGGCGTTCTGGGTCTCGCCGTTGTACCAACGGTCCTGCGCCCAGGTGTACTCGGCGATCAGCTGCACGAACTTCGCGACGTTGTAGGTCACGCTCGCCGTTGCGGACTGCTGCTTCATGATGTTCAGGTCGCTGTCGTTGACGGTCTTGTATGCACGGGACTGGCCGTAGTTGGCGCCGAGTTTCACGACCGGGGTGACCATGAAGGTAGCCTGGCCGAGGAAGCCGAAGTTCTGGCGCTCTTTGCCGGTGGCGTCGAGGGCGCCGAAGTCGGAGATGCCGAGCATGCCGAGGCCTTTGCCGCCGTAGGTCGATGCGAGGAGGTCCAGCGGCCCCATGCCGACTTCCACGCCGCCTGCGCCGCCGATGGAGCGGGCACGCTTGCCGCTTCTGTCCACGCCGGAGAGGACGGTGTCGGCGCCGAATTTCGCCTCGTTGTACAGACCGGAAACCCATGCCTGGACCTTCCCTGCGGGGAAGGTGGTGGCGTAGGAGAGTTCAGCCTCAACGCGCGGCACGTCGGTAATGGTGGCAGCCCCGACGGAGTGCGGATCGCCGACTGCGATGGCGAACTTCAGACCTGCCATGTCCGGAGTGGTGTAGCGGATCTGGGCGTCGAAGTTGGGGTAGAGGTAGCCGTAGCCGATGTGACCCATGGTGGGGCCGTTCGGAACGGGGCCGACGACGCCGACGCTGAACAGGGTCATGTCGGTGAGGATGTTTTTCGCCTGGTACAGGTTGATCGCGCGACCTGCGAGAACCTGACCGAAGGCACCGGTGGCGGTCATGTTGATTTCACGGAAGTCGATGTTGGGGGAGAGGTCGGTACGGCCCGTTCCCTCGTTCTGGATCTGCGGGTAAATGCCGAGGCGGATGGCGTAATCCACACCGTTGGTGGTCGGGGCGTTAATGTTGAAGCCGATCCCTACCGGGAGGAGACCGGTCCTTACCCTGAAGTTACGCTCGTGGTCGCCGCTGCCGCCGATACCGAGCTCGCCGTCGATGACCCCGGCAGGCCTGCCCTGGGCGGACTCGTAGGTCGCGAATACGTTGAGGAAGCCGTCGGTGGAGAACTTCCAGCCGTTAGCACCGCCTACATCGAAAGCATGAGCGGACGGTACTGCGGTTGCTGCCAGTAACAGTGCCGCTGCCAGTGTGGATACTCTTTTCTTTTGCATACTTTTCCCCCTTGATCATTGAATGGTACTGCTAAGCAAATTGACGTGTTGGTGGTGCTTTAAGCGAGTTCCTTTCCGTGTTCCTCCTTTCCGGCCCCACGGGGGCCCTGTAATAGTTGCCTCTCACCCTTACTCCCTCTCCAGGCAAAAAAAATGGCCAGTATTCCCGAGGGGAATCCGGCCCTGGCAAATTAATGAATTTTCATGCTGAAAGTGGCGGCACTCCCCCTGTCGGTGAGAAAGTCCGAGGGAAGGGGAGAAACTCCTCATCCCGCGGCTCTTCCAGGTGCGGCGGCGGGGGAGGAGACGGTCTCCTGCACATCCTCGTACGATATCTCATGGATCTCCATCTCCAGAAGGTCTATGGAGAGCTTTCTCCTGCGCAAAAGCTCTCCCTTCCCCAGAAGGATTTTGCATGCCTCGGCAACCTCCAGGCTCGCCACGACGGCTGGGGTGAAGGAGGGATTGCCGAGCTCCTTTTCGATACCTTTCCCTGCGCTCCAGTTGCGATAGATCTGCTGCACGGTGCGATCTCCCGGGAGCTGGGTCGCCACCTGCCCGTACCAGCCGCCGATCGCTCCGTACACCATGGGGATGGCGAGCTCCGCGCAGCTTTCCGCGAGCTCGAGCCTCACCGCTATGCTGTCCAGTGCGTCGACGACGACGTCGCAGCCGCGCAGGATCTCCTCTCCGTTCCCTGCACAGTACGCCTTGTAGTGGGGGGTGACCGTGACTGCGGGATTTATCTCCGCCACCCGGCGGTACGCCATCTCCACCTTCGGCTTGCCGAGTGACTTCGGGGAAGAGAGGAGCTGGCGGTTCAGGTTGTGCTCCTCGAAGATGTCGGGATCGACAGCGACGATCTGGCCGACGCCTAAACGCGCCAGTTCCTCTATCACATACCCGCCGAGCCCGCCGCAGCCGATCACCGCGGCGCGGCTGGCGAAAAGGCGCGCCTGCCCCGCCGCATCGATCATCTTCCGGTTGCGCTGGTAGCGCGCCGGGAAGAGGCCGTTTGACAGGGCAGCTTCTTCCACCGCGGCATGGCTGAGGCCAAAGCGCACGGCAGCGCTGTCCTGGACGGACCAGGGGAGGAGGCCGTCTGCGGCGCCCTCCTTCAGGTATGCGAGGAGATTCTCCATCTACCCTCCACCGACGAGCGGGAACATCGACAGGGTGTCCCCTTCCTGCAACGCGTCATCGAGGGAGACGTGGCGGCCGTTTACCAGCACGATCCCCATCTCTTCCTCGGTGATCCCCACTTCCTCCATCACGGAACGGCCGGTCGTGCCGCACGGGTACTCCCGGTCGGCGACCTTGAACCTGTTATCCCTGAAGGAGGCGAAAAGCTTTACGGTAATCTTCATGACCAAACCTTGATGTTGGTGTGTAGCTTCGATGCTAGCTGCCCGATTTTTCGAAAGGCCCGGTGTGGCTTGCGCCACACCGGGAAGTACTGCATTAGCTTTCTCAAGTCAACAACTTTTTAGAAGTTCCAGAACTCGTCGATCTCTGCGTCGGAGAAGTCCCACAGCGCGTTGTGCGGTGCGACCGGCTCGTACTTGAAGAACTCGGGGAGCCTGTCGTGGGCGTTTGTGAACCCTGCCGCCACGTTGAAGGCGCGCTCGGTCTTCAGGACGTACTTGCCGAGGGCTACGACGTCGTCGCCGGTCAGGTTGATGCCGTAGCGGGCGTTGATCATGTCGATGAGGGCCGGGAGGCACTCGGCGATGTCCAGCGCCGGGAAGGCGACGAAGATGCACATGCCGGTGGAGTCAACCGCGGCGGTAGCGATCTGCAGGTTGCGGGAGAGCTCGACCTGGCCGTCTTTCTTCAGCGGATCGACGTGGCCGCCGACGTTCAGGATGTTCGTGGCGATGGTGTAGCCGGAGGTGTGGTCGGCGCCCATGGTGGAGGTAGCGTAGGTGATGCCGATACCTTTGACGGAACGCGGGTCGTATGCCGGAATCCCCTGGTTTTTGACGACCGGGGTGCGGACAACGCCGTAGGTGCGGCCGACGGAGCCGGCGCCGTTGCCGAGGATGCGCCCGAGGGCGGTCCCTTTCGCCACCTCTTCACGCAGCAGGCGAAGAACGCCTTTGCCGTCGCCGAAGGGGATGATACCTGCTTCCATCGC
The DNA window shown above is from Geomonas sp. RF6 and carries:
- a CDS encoding DUF4242 domain-containing protein, giving the protein MPKYVIEREIPGAGQIPANDLQAISQKSCSVLSGLGPQIQWVHSYVTDNKIYCVYIAPNKEMVLEHAKQGGFPANSVEEVKTIIDPTTAE
- a CDS encoding MoaD/ThiS family protein → MKITVKLFASFRDNRFKVADREYPCGTTGRSVMEEVGITEEEMGIVLVNGRHVSLDDALQEGDTLSMFPLVGGG
- a CDS encoding HesA/MoeB/ThiF family protein, whose product is MENLLAYLKEGAADGLLPWSVQDSAAVRFGLSHAAVEEAALSNGLFPARYQRNRKMIDAAGQARLFASRAAVIGCGGLGGYVIEELARLGVGQIVAVDPDIFEEHNLNRQLLSSPKSLGKPKVEMAYRRVAEINPAVTVTPHYKAYCAGNGEEILRGCDVVVDALDSIAVRLELAESCAELAIPMVYGAIGGWYGQVATQLPGDRTVQQIYRNWSAGKGIEKELGNPSFTPAVVASLEVAEACKILLGKGELLRRRKLSIDLLEMEIHEISYEDVQETVSSPAAAPGRAAG
- a CDS encoding molybdopterin molybdotransferase MoeA, encoding MPSFEEARGIILGQTKVLGEEKVALLEAHGRVLSQDVHTPWDIPLCDYSAMDGFAVRAADCTPLPATLRVTGYIPAGAVPTTAVEPGCAIRIMTGAPTPPGCDAIVPIEETTQEGERVTLKAPVRAKQHIRFQGQDLRAGGVALHAGTIIAPPQVSLLASIGKALVPVYKRARVAILSTGDELIELGKTPGPGRIINSNALSLAAAVRECGAIPVILGIAADERESLREKMLEGVRCDALITSAGVSAGDRDLVREILSELGATEGFWKVAIKPGGPTAFASINGLPVFSLPGNPVSTMVTFELFVKPALRKMMGEKKVVRTFVKGVLAEEIRKAPGKLNFVRVRVEREDGTYRAYSSGSQHTAALPTMVSADALAVLPLEASLVPAGSAVELLMLRDVDLTEG